The Flavobacterium piscisymbiosum genome includes a region encoding these proteins:
- a CDS encoding DUF6794 domain-containing protein, with amino-acid sequence MRTIILIFTLTVLTTLNLFGQNKLPKNLKQTVQYLDKDCSDSVKNKIKTIHQDSLIYAVYPFAKTEPYSNYKTIFDWTSDENGNPKITKYLENKGIFDYQSEVLLYSFRQYLLNGKINEKEILNKYIENQKKSEEKDKIKFVTDTINGIYIPKDLNDCFKQINSFWNDSTKIQVKNWKEDEFAGKVHLGFGMWIRNNWQLWGGSRLSKYFNDLGIHHPDDMSGIILDSYHRYLNKTDIKLEEQVKYYQEYWGNSKKAEQKRKEEEFIKYKIGKTLEFNYNKGYVSKEQENKFDNDICIAKCIITERNEKDFLIKVKIIETCDKKGIIYYDNEGYRIYDPKTKKWSNPPKRIIKRIKSNQEQWFEYKDWETIE; translated from the coding sequence ATGAGAACAATAATATTAATTTTCACACTAACGGTTTTGACAACATTAAATTTGTTTGGACAGAATAAACTTCCGAAAAATTTAAAACAGACTGTTCAATATTTGGATAAAGATTGTTCAGACAGCGTAAAAAACAAAATCAAAACGATTCACCAAGATAGTCTTATTTATGCTGTTTATCCGTTTGCTAAAACCGAACCATACAGCAACTATAAAACAATATTTGATTGGACAAGTGATGAAAATGGTAATCCAAAAATTACAAAGTATTTAGAAAACAAAGGGATTTTTGATTATCAATCAGAAGTCTTACTATATTCATTTAGACAATATTTACTAAATGGAAAAATCAACGAAAAAGAAATACTTAATAAGTATATTGAAAATCAGAAAAAATCAGAAGAAAAAGACAAAATAAAGTTTGTAACAGATACTATAAATGGTATTTATATACCAAAAGATTTAAATGATTGCTTTAAACAGATAAATTCTTTTTGGAATGACAGCACAAAAATACAAGTAAAAAATTGGAAAGAAGATGAGTTTGCTGGTAAAGTACATTTAGGTTTTGGAATGTGGATAAGAAATAATTGGCAACTTTGGGGTGGTTCAAGACTTTCAAAATACTTCAACGACTTGGGAATTCACCATCCAGATGATATGTCAGGAATTATTTTAGATAGTTATCACAGATATTTAAATAAAACAGATATTAAACTTGAAGAACAAGTAAAATATTATCAAGAGTACTGGGGAAATTCTAAAAAAGCAGAACAGAAAAGAAAAGAAGAAGAATTTATCAAATACAAAATTGGAAAAACACTCGAATTCAATTATAATAAAGGCTATGTCAGTAAAGAACAAGAAAATAAATTTGACAATGACATTTGTATTGCTAAATGCATAATTACTGAACGCAATGAAAAAGATTTTCTAATTAAAGTGAAAATTATTGAAACTTGCGACAAAAAAGGAATTATCTATTATGACAATGAAGGATATAGAATTTATGACCCAAAAACAAAAAAATGGAGTAATCCACCAAAAAGAATTATAAAAAGAATCAAATCAAATCAAGAGCAGTGGTTTGAATATAAAGATTGGGAAACTATAGAATAA
- a CDS encoding alpha/beta hydrolase: protein MTLRKTHPKSKLHKAIIRLLCLLTFIIYTLSFVSCSDDDKKDSPEYPGTVIDLGTHKLMTYFVSKKSKYLVVFESGHGNDHTSWYSTGKSSEILSISNFLDSDVLLYDRAGYGKSEYDTEPRNISKLSSELEKVIDKFANDRKVLLVGHSIGGLIIRDFAIKNPEKVAGLVFVDASHEKYNHFSQSQIDSFYNIYKATYGENSGIALETLQLIEDFKYMEGLPNLPDVPVIAITSMKIDAEHDSADRQLWYDSKESLKAGVKDFTHIKTIKSGHFIQLDEPKLVLGNIRLLLSKLP from the coding sequence ATGACCTTAAGAAAAACACACCCCAAATCAAAGCTACATAAAGCTATTATTAGATTATTATGTCTTTTAACTTTTATAATTTATACACTCTCTTTTGTCTCTTGCTCTGATGATGATAAAAAAGATTCTCCCGAATATCCGGGAACTGTAATCGATTTAGGAACACATAAACTGATGACCTACTTTGTATCAAAAAAATCAAAATATTTAGTTGTTTTTGAATCTGGTCATGGAAACGATCATACGTCGTGGTACAGCACCGGAAAATCTTCAGAGATCTTATCCATATCTAATTTTTTAGATTCTGACGTTTTATTATATGACAGAGCTGGTTACGGAAAATCAGAATATGACACTGAACCTAGAAATATCAGTAAATTAAGTAGTGAGCTTGAAAAGGTCATAGATAAATTTGCAAACGACAGAAAGGTACTCCTGGTAGGACACTCAATAGGCGGATTGATTATTAGAGATTTTGCTATAAAAAATCCTGAAAAAGTTGCCGGCTTAGTATTTGTTGATGCTTCTCACGAAAAATACAACCATTTTTCACAGAGTCAGATAGACTCATTTTATAATATTTATAAAGCTACTTATGGTGAAAATTCGGGAATAGCATTAGAAACTCTGCAATTAATAGAAGATTTTAAATATATGGAAGGATTGCCTAATTTGCCTGACGTTCCGGTTATCGCAATAACAAGCATGAAAATTGATGCTGAACATGATTCAGCTGATAGACAATTATGGTACGACTCTAAAGAATCACTTAAGGCAGGAGTAAAAGATTTTACACATATAAAAACGATAAAGTCAGGACATTTTATTCAACTTGATGAACCTAAACTTGTTTTAGGTAACATCAGGTTATTGTTATCAAAACTACCTTAA
- a CDS encoding helix-turn-helix domain-containing protein, with protein sequence MDQLISFFVAGTTLLLAFLIFTNVNQVNSKANRWFGSFILCIFIIQFNDLLEKTEFLKTRMPINDFLALTDYIVAPVFYFTVAYFVNPNRKWRTKDNLHFAFAFIMLFLLLVSVLINVEQPSTDTDKKNGVIIITAFNLIFCFQVITYAIMAYREITTYQKKLFLYTSNIDTINLKWLQKVVICVLIITSLWLIDIFFKLARTSVLFDHFASLVYLVCIFFMAYFSLKQKEIIPLNKEEKKEIDVLINETSDLKNNQKKLISDDELTEMKSNLIQVMDHKKPFLDPELSLFKLASQLNISTHLLSYIINKGCNENFYQFINTYRIEEAKKMIQDSNMEHLSLMGIAFEVGFNSKTVFNTTFKKHTNQTPSEFKKAILAGI encoded by the coding sequence ATGGATCAACTAATCAGCTTCTTTGTTGCGGGAACGACTTTATTACTGGCATTCTTAATCTTTACTAATGTTAATCAAGTAAACAGTAAGGCTAATCGATGGTTTGGTTCTTTTATTTTGTGTATATTCATTATTCAGTTTAATGATTTATTAGAAAAAACTGAGTTTTTAAAAACACGAATGCCTATAAATGACTTTTTGGCATTAACGGATTATATAGTAGCCCCGGTTTTTTATTTTACTGTTGCTTATTTTGTTAATCCTAACAGAAAATGGCGAACGAAAGATAATTTGCATTTTGCATTTGCTTTTATAATGCTATTTTTACTTTTAGTTTCAGTTCTCATTAATGTAGAGCAACCTTCTACTGATACCGATAAAAAAAATGGCGTTATAATCATTACCGCTTTTAATTTAATTTTTTGTTTTCAGGTTATTACTTATGCTATTATGGCGTACAGAGAAATAACTACTTATCAAAAAAAATTGTTTCTGTACACTTCTAACATCGATACGATCAACTTAAAATGGCTGCAGAAAGTAGTAATATGCGTGTTGATAATTACCAGCCTTTGGTTAATTGATATATTTTTTAAATTAGCAAGAACGAGTGTTTTATTTGACCATTTTGCTAGTCTGGTTTATCTTGTCTGCATTTTTTTTATGGCCTATTTTTCTTTAAAACAAAAAGAAATTATACCGCTTAATAAAGAAGAAAAAAAGGAAATTGACGTCCTTATAAATGAAACTTCTGATTTGAAAAACAATCAGAAAAAATTGATTTCTGATGATGAATTAACAGAGATGAAATCCAATTTAATCCAGGTAATGGATCATAAAAAACCTTTTTTGGATCCGGAGTTAAGCTTATTTAAATTGGCTTCACAATTGAATATTTCAACTCATCTGCTTTCTTATATAATAAATAAGGGCTGTAATGAGAATTTTTATCAATTTATTAATACGTATCGAATCGAAGAAGCAAAAAAAATGATTCAGGATTCTAATATGGAGCATTTGAGTTTAATGGGAATTGCTTTTGAAGTTGGTTTTAATTCTAAAACAGTCTTTAATACTACTTTTAAGAAACATACGAATCAAACTCCATCTGAATTTAAAAAAGCAATCCTCGCTGGGATATGA
- a CDS encoding DUF6314 family protein, producing the protein MNKRTRDIFENLRGDWILNRTIEDLKLNEINTASGKASFQSNFDDIDFLYYKEIGKLLLKKGGKSINFTRKYIYKIVEDRIDIILDDGVTKGKLFQTLIFENDKDELNGSEHICKLDRHNGRYFFIDENNFYIEFTIKGPKTNLLIRTNYSKEK; encoded by the coding sequence ATGAATAAAAGAACAAGAGATATATTTGAAAATCTAAGAGGAGATTGGATTTTAAATAGGACAATTGAAGACTTAAAGCTCAATGAGATAAACACAGCTAGTGGAAAAGCTTCGTTTCAATCAAACTTTGATGATATTGATTTTTTGTACTATAAAGAAATAGGAAAGCTTTTATTGAAAAAAGGAGGTAAGTCAATTAACTTCACTCGTAAATATATCTACAAAATAGTAGAAGACCGAATAGATATAATATTGGATGATGGAGTTACAAAAGGTAAATTATTCCAAACTCTTATATTTGAGAATGATAAAGACGAATTAAATGGCTCTGAGCATATTTGTAAACTTGATAGACATAATGGTAGATATTTTTTTATAGACGAAAATAATTTTTATATTGAATTTACAATTAAGGGGCCTAAAACTAATTTATTAATTAGAACAAATTATAGTAAAGAAAAATAA
- a CDS encoding DUF2071 domain-containing protein, with product MKIPTIHGYIDRRILINFTADPKSVEKIIPFPFRPKLYKDKAIVGICLIRLKNIKPKGFPDFVGVNSENGAHRIAVEWDENGETKSGVYIPISRSSSSVGIDPVRLSIGKGVIEKDAKSASIQSQ from the coding sequence ATGAAAATCCCGACAATACACGGATATATCGACAGAAGAATTTTAATCAACTTCACAGCTGACCCAAAATCGGTGGAGAAAATTATTCCGTTTCCTTTTAGGCCAAAACTATACAAAGACAAAGCTATCGTTGGAATTTGCTTAATCAGACTGAAAAACATAAAACCAAAAGGATTTCCTGACTTTGTTGGTGTAAACTCTGAAAATGGCGCTCACAGAATTGCAGTGGAATGGGATGAAAATGGTGAAACAAAATCAGGAGTTTATATTCCAATATCACGCTCTTCATCAAGTGTAGGTATTGATCCCGTTAGATTATCTATAGGAAAAGGTGTAATTGAAAAAGATGCAAAAAGTGCAAGTATACAAAGTCAATAA
- the era gene encoding GTPase Era has protein sequence MSHKAGFVNIIGNPNVGKSTLMNAFVGERLSIITSKAQTTRHRILGIVNGEDFQLILSDTPGIIKPAYEMQESMMNFVKSAFEDADILVYMVEIGEQDLKDEAFFNKIIHAKIPVLLLLNKIDNSNQEQLEEQVAFWTAKVPNAEIFPISALQNFNVPEVFGRIIELLPESPAYYPKDQLTDKPERFFVNETIREKILLNYSKEIPYAVEIVTEEFFEDEKIIRIRSIIMVERETQKGIIIGHKGAALKKVGTDARADLEKFFGKQIHIELVVKVNKNWRSNANMLKRFGYNQ, from the coding sequence ATGTCACATAAAGCAGGTTTTGTAAACATCATCGGGAATCCAAACGTTGGAAAATCAACATTGATGAACGCCTTTGTTGGGGAAAGATTATCTATCATTACATCAAAAGCACAAACAACTCGTCATCGTATTCTTGGAATCGTGAATGGCGAGGATTTTCAACTTATATTATCGGATACTCCCGGAATCATCAAACCCGCTTATGAAATGCAGGAATCGATGATGAACTTTGTAAAATCGGCTTTTGAAGATGCTGATATACTGGTTTATATGGTCGAAATAGGAGAGCAGGACTTAAAAGACGAGGCTTTCTTTAATAAAATCATTCATGCTAAAATTCCGGTTTTGTTATTGTTGAATAAAATCGACAACTCAAATCAGGAACAATTAGAAGAGCAAGTAGCATTTTGGACAGCAAAAGTGCCAAATGCTGAAATTTTCCCAATCTCGGCTTTACAGAATTTTAATGTTCCGGAAGTTTTTGGAAGAATCATCGAATTGTTGCCGGAATCACCGGCATATTACCCAAAAGATCAATTAACAGACAAACCGGAACGTTTTTTCGTAAACGAAACCATTCGTGAGAAAATCTTACTGAACTATAGCAAAGAGATTCCGTACGCGGTTGAAATCGTAACGGAAGAATTTTTTGAAGACGAAAAAATTATCAGAATTCGTTCGATCATTATGGTAGAACGCGAAACTCAAAAAGGAATTATTATTGGACATAAAGGTGCGGCTTTGAAAAAAGTAGGAACCGATGCTCGTGCTGATTTAGAAAAGTTCTTCGGGAAACAAATACATATTGAACTGGTTGTAAAAGTGAACAAAAACTGGAGAAGCAATGCCAATATGCTGAAACGTTTTGGATATAATCAATAA
- the der gene encoding ribosome biogenesis GTPase Der — translation MNNIVAIVGRPNVGKSTLFNRLIQRREAIVDSVSGVTRDRNYGKSEWNGKEFSVIDTGGYVRGSDDVFEGEIRKQVELAIDEADVIIFVVDVEEGITPMDDVVARLLRKVTKPVLLAVNKVDNAMREKDAIEFYNLGLGEYFTFASISGSGTGDLLDALIDSFPEKPEPVQEEVVLPRFAVVGRPNAGKSSFINALIGKERFMVTDIAGTTRDAIDTKFDRFGFEFNLVDTAGIRRKAKVKEDLEFYSVMRSVRAIEHADICILVIDATRGFEGQDQSIFWLAEKNRKGVVILVNKWDLVEKDTMSTRDYEEKIKKELMPFTDVPILFVSALTKQRLLKALEATVTVFENRKQRIPTSKFNEFMLKVIEAYPPPATKGKYVKIKYCMQLPTLTPQFVFFANMPQYVKEPYKRYLENKIRENWDFSGVPIDIYIREK, via the coding sequence ATGAATAACATTGTTGCGATAGTAGGAAGACCTAATGTAGGGAAATCAACCCTTTTTAATAGGCTGATACAAAGAAGAGAAGCTATTGTAGATTCTGTATCTGGGGTTACCCGTGATAGAAACTATGGTAAAAGCGAGTGGAACGGAAAAGAGTTTTCTGTAATTGATACCGGTGGATACGTTCGCGGATCTGATGACGTATTTGAAGGTGAAATTCGTAAACAAGTGGAGCTTGCTATCGACGAAGCTGATGTTATTATTTTTGTGGTAGATGTTGAGGAAGGAATTACACCAATGGATGATGTTGTTGCGCGTTTATTGCGTAAAGTGACAAAACCGGTTTTATTGGCTGTAAATAAGGTAGATAACGCAATGCGTGAAAAAGATGCAATTGAGTTTTATAACCTTGGTTTAGGTGAATATTTTACGTTTGCGAGTATATCGGGAAGTGGAACAGGAGATTTATTAGATGCTTTAATTGACTCTTTTCCAGAAAAACCAGAACCAGTTCAGGAAGAAGTAGTTTTACCTCGTTTTGCTGTTGTAGGGCGTCCGAATGCTGGTAAATCTAGTTTTATCAATGCACTTATTGGTAAAGAACGTTTTATGGTAACGGATATTGCTGGAACTACACGTGATGCAATTGATACAAAATTTGATCGTTTTGGTTTTGAATTTAACCTGGTTGATACTGCGGGAATCCGTCGTAAAGCTAAAGTGAAAGAAGATTTAGAGTTTTACTCAGTTATGCGTTCTGTACGTGCGATTGAGCATGCTGATATTTGTATTTTGGTTATTGATGCAACACGTGGATTTGAAGGTCAGGATCAAAGTATTTTTTGGCTGGCAGAGAAAAACCGTAAAGGTGTTGTAATCTTAGTAAACAAATGGGATTTGGTAGAAAAAGATACCATGTCGACTCGTGATTACGAAGAGAAAATCAAGAAAGAATTAATGCCTTTTACTGATGTGCCAATTTTGTTCGTTTCGGCTTTAACGAAACAACGTTTATTGAAAGCATTAGAAGCTACGGTTACGGTTTTTGAAAATAGAAAACAAAGAATCCCAACTTCTAAATTCAACGAATTTATGCTGAAGGTGATCGAAGCTTATCCGCCACCAGCGACAAAAGGTAAATATGTAAAAATTAAATATTGTATGCAGTTGCCAACTTTAACGCCTCAGTTTGTGTTTTTTGCCAATATGCCACAATATGTTAAAGAACCATATAAAAGATATCTTGAAAATAAAATTAGAGAAAATTGGGACTTTTCAGGAGTGCCGATCGATATTTATATTAGAGAAAAATAA
- a CDS encoding outer membrane beta-barrel protein: MTKIYYFLIFSLFCYSASAQNEIVLKGTVVDINTQLPLELATVYFTTVKDSTVIEYATTDKNGSFSIKTKKYDKPIFLKVNYMGYQPYFEEEKGLLESKDFGKLYLLEAANALDNVVIKSEAPPITIKKDTLEFNAASYKVRPDSNVETLLKQLPGFDVGTDGKVTVNGREVNQVLVNGKTFFDKDGAIALKNLPAEIIKKIQVSDFKTKKEELSKQESTSDYSSINITIDEKKNKGYFGKILGGYGSDDRYESSLLLNYFNNKQKISVLASSNNINSTGFAMDEVFDNMGGGRNAKGNSGGGGSSGSGKGITQSNLVGLNYSDDWSEKLMAMGSYNFSNSINNNDSKSDQVSFLPTGNIATSSDSKTRNENTGNNVNFELEYKIDPTTRLVVVPKFNQSRSNSNSTSSSFSEDENGEALNESTAKSYSESDNTTFGNTINFNKAFKKKARNFSVVFDNNNAKTDAEALNLSQTIFYKDAKPNDDRNQKSNNKNTTDNYSLELEYTEPVTDSLRIRFGSDFDWNKDMKDVKTFDFDAASQSYSSLNDSLSNYTTSKQNSFSPKIGITWQKSKYTVNLNSRTSIVEFDNHSLYLNNATDLNKRYALPYGDFQVRYKFSRSKNLSFKYDYSNALPTAVQLMPVLNLTNPLNTITGNPDLKPIEKNSANFSFRNYDFRTRSGYSLYVKGDYYNNDVVSTSIYDDSGKRTTTYVNISGTYMASIGGNWNQSIKRDAHVLRYGFGLNGSYSFDKGFTNAILYNAKSTAVTPKVNLTYEYGELLIISPSYSLSYNQTNYENSSRDASSNVVHRINLQTTSYWPANLIFGNDFGYTYNSSISSNFKKDFYLWNTSLSYGFFDKKVYAKVKVYDVLNQNQSATRTISATSIRDEENTVLKRYVMFSVSYKIGNFAGAEKGGKKRQRMD, encoded by the coding sequence ATGACCAAAATTTATTATTTTCTAATTTTCTCGCTTTTTTGTTATTCGGCAAGTGCCCAGAATGAAATTGTCCTTAAAGGAACCGTTGTAGATATTAATACGCAATTACCGCTGGAGTTGGCAACTGTTTATTTTACAACCGTAAAAGATTCTACTGTAATCGAATATGCTACAACCGATAAAAACGGATCCTTTAGCATAAAAACCAAAAAATACGACAAGCCTATTTTCTTAAAGGTAAACTATATGGGTTATCAACCCTATTTTGAAGAAGAAAAAGGACTTCTGGAAAGCAAAGACTTTGGCAAATTGTATTTATTGGAAGCTGCAAATGCTTTGGATAATGTGGTGATAAAAAGTGAAGCTCCGCCTATTACCATAAAAAAAGATACTCTGGAGTTTAATGCCGCTTCGTACAAAGTAAGGCCAGATTCTAATGTAGAAACTTTGCTGAAACAATTGCCTGGTTTTGATGTGGGTACAGATGGTAAGGTTACTGTAAACGGACGCGAAGTAAATCAGGTTTTGGTAAACGGAAAAACATTTTTTGATAAAGATGGTGCCATTGCGTTGAAGAATCTGCCGGCAGAAATCATTAAAAAAATTCAGGTTTCAGATTTTAAAACTAAGAAAGAAGAACTTTCGAAGCAGGAATCGACTTCGGATTATTCGAGTATAAATATCACAATTGACGAAAAGAAAAATAAAGGTTATTTCGGGAAAATTCTTGGAGGATATGGCTCTGATGATCGTTACGAAAGCAGTCTTTTATTGAATTATTTCAACAATAAGCAAAAGATCAGTGTTTTAGCTTCATCCAACAATATCAATTCTACAGGTTTTGCAATGGATGAGGTATTTGATAATATGGGAGGCGGCCGAAATGCAAAAGGCAACAGTGGAGGCGGCGGCAGTTCAGGAAGTGGTAAAGGTATCACGCAGTCGAATTTAGTAGGACTTAATTATTCTGATGACTGGTCGGAAAAATTGATGGCAATGGGAAGTTATAATTTTTCGAATTCAATTAATAATAACGATAGTAAATCTGATCAGGTTAGTTTTTTACCAACCGGAAATATTGCCACTTCATCAGATTCTAAAACAAGAAATGAAAATACAGGAAATAACGTAAATTTTGAATTAGAATATAAAATTGATCCCACAACGAGATTGGTTGTGGTACCAAAATTCAATCAATCCCGTTCGAATAGTAATTCGACTTCTTCTAGTTTTTCTGAGGATGAAAACGGCGAAGCTTTGAATGAAAGCACAGCCAAATCATATTCAGAAAGTGACAATACTACTTTTGGCAACACGATCAACTTCAATAAAGCTTTTAAGAAAAAGGCCCGTAATTTTAGTGTTGTTTTTGATAATAACAATGCCAAAACAGATGCTGAGGCTTTGAATCTTTCTCAGACTATTTTTTATAAGGATGCTAAGCCAAATGATGATCGTAATCAGAAAAGTAATAACAAAAATACTACTGATAATTATTCTCTTGAACTTGAATATACAGAGCCTGTAACAGATTCATTGAGAATAAGGTTTGGGTCTGATTTTGACTGGAACAAAGATATGAAAGACGTAAAAACATTCGATTTTGATGCTGCATCGCAATCGTACAGTAGTTTAAATGATTCTTTGAGCAATTATACGACTTCAAAGCAAAATTCGTTTAGTCCCAAAATTGGAATTACCTGGCAAAAAAGTAAATATACGGTCAATTTGAATTCGAGAACTTCCATTGTAGAGTTTGATAATCATTCGTTATATCTTAATAATGCAACCGATTTAAACAAACGATATGCTTTGCCATACGGAGATTTTCAGGTAAGGTATAAGTTTAGCCGTTCAAAGAATTTATCATTCAAATACGATTATTCAAATGCACTTCCTACAGCGGTTCAATTAATGCCGGTTTTAAATTTAACCAATCCATTAAATACCATAACAGGAAATCCTGATTTGAAGCCCATCGAAAAAAACAGTGCTAATTTTAGTTTTAGAAATTACGATTTCCGTACGCGTTCCGGTTACAGTTTGTATGTAAAAGGAGATTATTATAATAACGATGTGGTTTCGACTTCTATTTATGACGATAGCGGAAAAAGAACTACTACTTATGTAAATATTTCGGGAACTTATATGGCTTCGATTGGTGGAAACTGGAATCAATCGATAAAAAGAGACGCTCATGTTTTACGATATGGTTTTGGGTTAAACGGTAGTTATTCATTCGATAAAGGTTTTACCAATGCTATTTTGTACAATGCAAAATCTACGGCTGTAACGCCAAAAGTAAACTTGACTTATGAATATGGAGAATTGCTTATTATCTCGCCATCGTATAGTTTATCATACAATCAGACCAATTATGAAAACTCTTCGAGAGATGCCAGTTCGAATGTAGTACACAGAATCAATTTGCAAACGACAAGTTATTGGCCAGCCAACTTAATTTTCGGAAATGATTTTGGATACACTTACAATTCAAGTATTTCGAGCAACTTCAAAAAAGATTTCTATTTGTGGAATACCAGTTTATCTTACGGATTTTTTGATAAAAAAGTCTACGCAAAAGTGAAAGTTTATGATGTTTTAAATCAGAATCAAAGTGCTACAAGAACTATTTCGGCAACCTCTATTCGTGATGAAGAAAATACCGTACTGAAACGTTATGTAATGTTCTCTGTAAGTTATAAAATAGGAAACTTTGCCGGTGCTGAAAAAGGAGGGAAGAAGAGACAGAGAATGGATTAG
- a CDS encoding DUF2490 domain-containing protein has protein sequence MKVLQLLLFFIFISPFLSAQSLKKTDQQTLTWIRYYNILPITEKWAIHSEIDNRSFLNPVHENLFVLRIQARYRIHKNIDLGGGFAYFNVNTQDPHIDPDYSVPEYRIQQDATFINEIAKVTFHNRFQLEERFIQKANKTALQDDFSFAYRFRYRLQATFDLWKKDKRSLKGTISDEIMFNFGKDNKRNTFDQNRIYTALRYHFNPNIGLELGYLKSFQRRSSGIDFYDRDIIRFTVYHRINRKPRI, from the coding sequence ATGAAAGTTCTCCAATTATTACTCTTTTTTATTTTTATTAGTCCTTTTTTATCGGCACAAAGTCTGAAAAAGACCGATCAGCAAACCTTAACCTGGATAAGATATTACAATATTTTGCCGATTACTGAAAAATGGGCAATACATTCTGAGATCGACAACAGAAGTTTTTTGAATCCCGTGCATGAAAATTTATTTGTTCTAAGAATTCAGGCAAGATATCGAATTCATAAAAACATAGATTTAGGTGGCGGTTTTGCTTATTTTAATGTGAACACGCAAGACCCTCACATTGATCCTGATTATTCTGTTCCTGAGTATCGCATTCAGCAAGATGCTACTTTTATTAATGAGATTGCTAAAGTTACTTTTCATAACCGTTTTCAGCTCGAAGAACGTTTTATCCAGAAAGCAAATAAAACAGCATTACAGGATGATTTTTCTTTTGCGTATCGATTTAGATACAGATTACAAGCAACATTTGATCTTTGGAAAAAGGATAAACGAAGTCTAAAAGGAACAATTTCTGATGAAATAATGTTCAATTTTGGAAAAGACAATAAAAGAAACACTTTCGATCAAAACCGAATTTATACTGCTTTGCGTTATCATTTTAATCCTAATATTGGTTTGGAATTAGGTTACCTCAAAAGTTTTCAAAGACGTTCAAGCGGAATTGATTTTTATGATCGCGATATTATCAGATTTACTGTTTATCATAGAATAAATAGGAAACCAAGGATTTAG